The following coding sequences are from one Rutidosis leptorrhynchoides isolate AG116_Rl617_1_P2 chromosome 11, CSIRO_AGI_Rlap_v1, whole genome shotgun sequence window:
- the LOC139875981 gene encoding uncharacterized protein, whose amino-acid sequence MLTWDGSRCIATWCWTRNPSGRAVTELEQLNLLISGVSMDNSSSDSWKWVKENNGKYTTKSLSKLINTNTFGAGNTALETIKNNLVPKKVVVFIWKARRRRIPVREELDKRGVDLHSVLCPLCDDVIESVDHTLLECKKVIEVWKKVLNWCGFSSAPLSNLDNLLLGMSGLPLLDSGKHIWQGIIWVACYLIWKNRNHVIFKNKGWTAPCALSEIQVKSFEWIVKRFKGKSIDWHSWFHNPSSFLL is encoded by the coding sequence ATGCTGACTTGGGATGGTTCTAGGTGCATTGCGACTTGGTGCTGGACGAGAAATCCTTCTGGACGGGCTGTCACTGAATTGGAGCAGCTGAATCTTCTGATCTCGGGTGTTTCGATGGACAACAGTTCAAGTGATAGCTGGAAATGGGTCAAAGAAAATAATGGGAAATACACGACTAAAAGCTTGTCTAAATTAATCAACACAAACACATTTGGTGCGGGTAATACGGCGTTGGAAACTATTAAAAATAACTTGGTACCAAAAAAGGTTGTGGTGTTTATATGGAAAGCGAGGAGGCGTCGTATCCCGGTACGTGAAGAACTTGACAAACGAGGGGTGGATTTACACTCGGTACTTTGTCCTCTTTGTGATGATGTCATCGAGTCGGTAGATCATACTCTCCTTGAGTGCAAAAAAGTTATTGAGGTGTGGAAAAAAGTTCTAAATTGGTGCGGTTTTTCCAGTGCTCCATTATCTAACCTTGATAATCTTTTGTTGGGTATGTCGGGTCTCCCCCTATTGGATTCGGGTAAACATATTTGGCAAGGGATTATTTGGGTTGCATGTTACCTTATTTGGAAGAACCGGAACCATGTGATCTTCAAAAATAAAGGTTGGACCGCTCCATGTGCGCTTAGCGAAATCCAAGTTAAAAGCTTCGAGTGGATTGTCAAGCGGTTCAAAGGGAAGTCTATCGATTGGCATTCTTGGTTTCATAATCCATCTAGTTTTTTGTTGTAA